CAAACACTTTTTCGTGATGTTCCTCAGGAATTCCTACACCATTATCCTGAATTTCGATAATTACTTCATTTTGATGAGTTGCATTCATTAAGATTCTTACAAGGATTTCACCATAATCGGGCGTAAAATGAAATGCGTTTGAAAGCAAATTATTCAGTATTATTCTCATTTTATCAGCATCAAAATCAATATTAATCTGATTTATGTCAGCCTGTACCATAAAATGAATATGATGCTCTTCAGCTTTCAGAGTAAATGTTGAAGCTATATTTCGCACAAAATCTACAATATCGGCTGTCACATATTTCATTGATAGATTTTTAGATTGCAATTTTCGAAAATCAAGTAGTTGGTTTATCAAATCAAGTAATTGCCTGGCATTTGTATTCATTAGCTTATAATAATAGTGAGCCTTTTCTTTACTAGTATTTCTGGAAAGCAATTGTTCGAGTGGATCAAGAATTAAAGTCAGTGGTGTTCTGAATTCATGCGATATTTCAGTAAAAAACTGCAATTTCATATTCATTAGTTCTTCATTCTTCTCATTTTTCAACTGCTCCATTAATAATTTGTTTTTGAATTCTATTCGCGATCTAACATAACGATAAACAAACCATATAGCAACAGCTACCAATATTGTATACAATAATTTAGCCATCCATGAAAACCACCATGGAGGTAATATTTCAATTTCAACTGACGCTGGCATAGCCGACCACACTCCATCGCTATTGGCTGCATATACTTTAAATGTATATAGGCCTGCTGATAAATGGGTATAGATAGCTTCATGTAAAGAACCATTAGTATAATTCCATTGTTTGTCAACCCCTATTAGTTGATATTTATACATGCAATTATTAGGATTATTATAATTAAGAGAAGAAAAAGAAATACTAAAGTTGGTATTTTCATAGGTCAACACAATTCGCTTCATATATTGCATTGATTTTTCAAGTACTAGCTGTCCACTAACTTTAGTTCCTACTTTTACAGGTTGATTCATTATTTTCAAATCCGTTAGTACTGGTTTGGAACTATTCGAATTTATAATAATTCTATCCGGGAAAAATGCATTAAGTCCATTTGTTCCACCAAAAAACATTTCACCTGTGCTTGGATTCCGATAACAAGCCTCTGTAAATTCATTTCCTTGCAAGCCATCAAAGCGATTAAAGGTTCTGCGCGCAAATGTCCGAATGTCCATACAAGTCAACCCCTGTTTATGACTTACCCAGATATGCCCTTTTCTATCTGTAAGCAACCCCATAATCAGATCATCTGGAAAACCAGTAGCCACAGAAAAAGGAGTAAAAATTCCGGTTTGAGGATCAAGACGACAAAGGCCAGCATTAGTACCAATCCAAAGTTTTTTATCTTCATCTTCAGCTAGCGAAATAAGCATATCATTAATTAAAGAATTTGTTTTCCCGTTGATATGCCTATAATGTTTTGATATTAATTTCTCAGAAAATTCGTTTGAAGGAGAATGCAATAAGCAAGTGAGTCCTCCTCTTTCAGTAGCTACCCAAAGATTGTTACGATAATCAACTAAAATATCACGTACATGAGCATCTCTTAAAAGGGATTTAGAATCATAAAACAAAAAACGATCACTCTTTCGATCGTATTTGGCAATGCCACCAAAAGTCCCGATCCATAAATCACTACTATGATCTTCTATTATCTTAAAAATCTCTGAATTTTGTGTTCCTCCAAGTACATTTGTATAGTAATGCTTGAAATTTTTAGTGCGAGGATCATATTTATTTAATCCTCCTTTAGTTCCAATCCATATATAGCCCAAACGATCACAATAAATAGCGCGAACGCACTGGCTCATAAGTTGTTTTTTTCCATAATGCGTAAAAGATGGCATGGTATTACCCCGATCAATCACTGTAACTCCATCAGCATCAGTGCCGACCCAAAGGTTTCCAGCTTTATCTTGACAAATTGCACGAACGATATTGCTATGTACGTCAAAGTTCCCTACAGAATAATACTTAAATTGTTTGCCATTAAGATCAGCTACATTAACTCCACCATTTTGAGTTCCAACCCATAGATTATTACTATTATCAAGATAAACTGCATAAATCATATTATCATTTATAGCAAAGGGGGAATTCACATTTGTATGATAAATCGTTTTTGAATGCGTTAGTTTATCAAATTGAATCAACCCTTCTGTAGAAGCAGTCCAACTATATCTTTTATTTTCGGCTGTTTGTTTAGTATGAATATAAGCTCGTATTTTTTTTAGTATTACAGAAGGAACTTTAGCTGGAACTAAGCGTGTGAAGTTCTCTTTTGCATAATTAAACCGAAACACATATCTACTATCGCCTGTTAATATCCAGATATTTTTGTCAGCATCAGTTATAATAGCATCTATACGATTGTTCGACAAAGCAAATGGATTATCTTCATTAGCTCTGAATATTTTGCACGTATATCCATCATAACGAACAAGCCCTCCCCAAGTTCCAAACCACATAAATCCAAATTTGTCTTTATTAATAGCATATACTAAATTTCGTGGTAACCCATTGTCTGTAGTTATATGATTAAACTTCAAATAAGTACTTTGAGCTCGAGTGATCGTTGCAACTCCCTGTAGCAAGAATATTAATAATCCTTTTAATACTAGATTATATGTGAAGTATTGAATATATTTTTTGAGCAGTGTATTTCCCATAACAAATTAGTAAGCAAATTGGCCTGAATGTGGCTGTTTCATTATTTGTTAATCACGCTTAAATTAAAAAGAGCTTAATCAATTGATATACAATTAATTAAGCTCTCCGCGGAAGCTGGGGGATTCGAACCCCCGGAACGGTTACCCGTTCGGCAGTTTAGCAAACTGCTGGTTTCAGCCACTCACCCAAACTTCCATGGGCCTGTGCTTTCTTTCAAATGCGATGCGAAGATAGAGAGATATTTTGAACTATGCAAATCTTTTTTAATCATTTTTTCAAGAAAACTACGGCATAATCTGTAATATTCTAGAAATCAACGGTTAAATAATTCGAAGGTAAATTTGAATCCTACCTCTCTAAAACTAGTTTTAGCATAACTCACAAAGACTCCTGCATCAAAAACATGTGTGCCTATTCCATAACCAAACTCTAGATAAGGATTAAGATGGGGAACGCTAAGTGCACTGACATAAATTCGTTCATTAATAACCGAACGAGTATATTTTTTCAAATGCCGTAATAAAAGAAACGGGGTTTGATAGGTGAAATGTGCGCGGACATATCTATTTGAAGAGTTATACCACCTACCGTCCAGTAATTGAAAAACACCACCAATATCATCATACCATCCTACCGGAAGATTATTCTTTGAGAAATTAACGTAATCTACAAAATAGAGTTCGCGTGTATTTGTGAAAGCACCGGCTCCTACTCTGTAATAGATGTCACGCAACAGACCTAACCGAATACGATGCTGCATATCGAACTCAAGTCTTTCATATTGTCCGGAACTGTTCATCACACCTTTTAATCCTCGTTCATAATCTAATGAAAAGGTGGGATAACAAGAATACAGATTAACCTTACGTCTTCCTTTCATGTAATAGAATTGGCCCGGAGTCCATTCCAACTGCAAGCGGGGTGCAAAACTAATATATCTGGATTTTAGGCCACTAAGCAGATCATCTCTTTGTGACGGAGAAACAGGCTGCAGTATAATTATTTTTGATGATTTCACTGCATCTCTTTGGTGTATTGTAACACCTGCTCTGACAAAAAAACCATTAGTAACCTCTACACTATGGTTAAAGTCTACAAATAAATCATTGAAGTAATCAAGGTGAAGGTCATCAAAATTAAACAGACTATCGGGAACATTCTTAATGCTTTCAACTACTCTACTACTATATATCCGGTTTCCATTACCAAAACTTAGATGTGTGGAAGCACGTTTTGCCGGCCAGTAATCATAATCGGAATTAATGCTCCAGTATAACTCTCTACGCGTAAAGTTATAACCAATCTTAGGAACCACACGTAGCAAACGATCATCTGTAAAAAGCCGGTTATATTTAAACTCCTGCCGATAAGACAACCCATTCTTGGGACTATAGCCCATCAGGAACGGATTAATAATAGGTGAACATCTAACAGTTCCCAAAGATGAAAGATTTACCGTGTAATTATTAAGTAACAAATCTCCCATCTGTCCCCAGATACTAATGTTACGTGGCTTCAGTTGCATTTTGAATGAGTCGCGCAAAATGGCATAATCACGGTATAATGATTTCTCCGTATCAGTTAATGGCAACGGTCTTAGGCTTGAAAAGCTTGCGCTATCTGTAATACAGGAATCTTTTTCACAACTAAGAGAGAAGGATTCCGAAATATCATGCTTTTGTTTACCATTCTTAGGCTTATCCAAATCTGCCAATCGGATATTATTATATTTCAGGTTTGCAGTATAGTTTATATCGATAACATTCCCAAGCAGATTGATAAAAATATCTGTTGCATACCTTGCCGGAAGATATTCTTCATTACCACTCTCGCCCATCCAAATTCTTACATTATAACGCATGTATTCGGATCTTCCCTGCAGACTTAATTCACTTACTTTCCATGCTAAATCACTAACAGTCATATATCCGCTGACCAACTGATTACTATTATTTTTAGGACTAATAAGAATCTTGTACTGCACACTTCCATCAGGCAAGAAAACTGAATTAATTATTTTATATCTATAATACCGCCTTGCATTAGGAGATAAAGGAGATATAATTTTATCATATAATAACGACGATGAATAGATGTTTACGTGAAAAAAAGGCAATATAATATTATCTAGTCCTTTAAGACGAAGACTATTTCCGTTTAGCGCTTTTACTTTCTGGTTATATACATTCGGAGCCGAATAGTGAAGTTCATTTAGTGACTCTGTAATGCTGTTCTTTACTTTCTTATCACCTCTTAAAGTAAATGGAGCAAAGCGAAGCAGGAGATTTTTCTTTTTAATCTGCATACTTCTCTTAATATACAGTTCGGCATCATAGCTTTCAATAATCTTTTCATACCTGGATGAATAGCGCATGATTTTACTAAGAATGGAATCCACCAGCGTGTGATGTTCTTTCATTCCAATGCTTCCATCCGTAGCCAAAGCTATTTGAGGAACGGAGGTAAAAAAGCAAACGAATAGCAATATTTGTATTATAGAATGCTTCAACTGATCTCCTTATTCTATCGAACAGATACAAATATAATAATTTTCAATAATATGCAATCTAAATGTGTATTCTATTTTAATCTATAAAAAGCTTAATGTCAGTAATTAAACATTATGATAGGTTATTTCCTGATTAATTGGCGAGTAACCATTTAATCCTTGTACAAAACAATTAATTCTTTTGTACAGAGGAATTAATTGTTCTGTACAAAAGAATACAATCTTCTGTACAAGAAAAAACAAAAACTTCTCCTAATCTTAAAAAAAGCAAAAGAGCTTAGCTTGTTTTATTAGATTTGTTTCTTTACAAAAGGACAAAATTATTTTCAAAAATTGATTTTATTTATTTTTTCTTTATATATTTGTGCTTTATAACACGGTTATATAACACAGGCCATGATCAAGAAAAAATTGTCAGATATAGTAATTTCAGAACACATTGCTGATATGTGGTATCCCCTTAATGACGAACAAAGGGAATTCCTAATGAGTAATTTTACTATTCAAAGCTACAAAAAGAATGAGGTAATCTACTGTGAAGGAGAAACCCCAACACACCTTATGTGTCTTCTTAGCGGAAAAGTTAAGATCTATAAAGATGGTGTAGGAGGAAGAAGCCAGATTATCAGAATGATTAAGCCTGTGGAGTACTTTGGCTATCGTGCTTATTTTGCTAAAGAAGACTACCTTACAGCAGCGGCAGCTTTTGAAACGTCCACTATCTGCCTTATCCCAATGGAAACTATTATGACTCTTATTGGTCAGAACAATGAGTTGGCTATGTTCTTTATACGTCAACTTTCCATTGATCTTGGTATTGCAGATGAAAGAACGGTAAATCTTACTCAGAAACACATCCGCGGACGTCTTGCCGAATCACTCATTTTCCTGAAAGACAGTTATGGACTGGAAGAAGATGGCTCAACACTTAGTATTTATCTATCGCGTGAAGACCTGGCCAATCTATCAAACATGACCACTTCCAATGCTATACGTACCCTTTCCAACTTTTCCAATGAACGTTTGATCACTATTGATGGTCGAAAAATAAAGATCATTGATGAGGAAAAGTTGAAAAAGATCAGTAAGATTGGATAATCGGTTAATTATCTAATAGCTTCGCTTATACGTACTAACTTGGTAAGAAGCCCTTCAAGAAGGTCTAATTGCAGCATATTTGCTCCGTCGCTCTTAGCTACGGCCGGATTTTCGTGTGTTTCAATAAACAGGCCGTCTACTCCTACGGCTACGCCCGCCTTAGCTACTGTTTCAATAAGCTGAGGCATACCACCTGTTACGCCACTTGTTTGGTTGGGTTGTTGCAGAGAGTGAGTCACATCAAGAATGACAGGGAATCCAAACTTCTGCATTTCAGGAATTCCGCGATAATCAACAATTAAATCCTGATAGCCAAAAGTGGTTCCACGCTCAGTAAGCATCACATTGTTATTGCCCGCCTCCACTACCTTATTTGCAGCAAACTGCATTGCTCCGGGAGATAAGAACTGACCTTTTTTAATATTCACAATCTTTCCTGTTTTAGCCGCAGCTACCAACAAGTCTGTCTGGCGACAAAGGAAAGCGGGAATTTGAAGTACGTCTGCATATTCCGCAGCCATCGCAGCCTCTTCTGCAGAATGGATATCTGTAACAGTAGGCACACCAAACGTTTCACTTACTTTCTTCAATATCTTCAAAGCCTTTTCATCGCCAATTCCCATAAAAGAATCTAATCGGGAACGGTTTGCTTTACGATAAGAACCTTTAAACACATAAGGAATACGAAGCCGATCGGTCATTTTTACAATACGTTCAGCAATGCGAAGAGCCATCTCCTCCCCTTCTATCACACAAGGACCGGCCAGCAAAAAGAAATTGCCGGAATCCGTATT
This genomic interval from uncultured Bacteroides sp. contains the following:
- a CDS encoding two-component regulator propeller domain-containing protein; the protein is MGNTLLKKYIQYFTYNLVLKGLLIFLLQGVATITRAQSTYLKFNHITTDNGLPRNLVYAINKDKFGFMWFGTWGGLVRYDGYTCKIFRANEDNPFALSNNRIDAIITDADKNIWILTGDSRYVFRFNYAKENFTRLVPAKVPSVILKKIRAYIHTKQTAENKRYSWTASTEGLIQFDKLTHSKTIYHTNVNSPFAINDNMIYAVYLDNSNNLWVGTQNGGVNVADLNGKQFKYYSVGNFDVHSNIVRAICQDKAGNLWVGTDADGVTVIDRGNTMPSFTHYGKKQLMSQCVRAIYCDRLGYIWIGTKGGLNKYDPRTKNFKHYYTNVLGGTQNSEIFKIIEDHSSDLWIGTFGGIAKYDRKSDRFLFYDSKSLLRDAHVRDILVDYRNNLWVATERGGLTCLLHSPSNEFSEKLISKHYRHINGKTNSLINDMLISLAEDEDKKLWIGTNAGLCRLDPQTGIFTPFSVATGFPDDLIMGLLTDRKGHIWVSHKQGLTCMDIRTFARRTFNRFDGLQGNEFTEACYRNPSTGEMFFGGTNGLNAFFPDRIIINSNSSKPVLTDLKIMNQPVKVGTKVSGQLVLEKSMQYMKRIVLTYENTNFSISFSSLNYNNPNNCMYKYQLIGVDKQWNYTNGSLHEAIYTHLSAGLYTFKVYAANSDGVWSAMPASVEIEILPPWWFSWMAKLLYTILVAVAIWFVYRYVRSRIEFKNKLLMEQLKNEKNEELMNMKLQFFTEISHEFRTPLTLILDPLEQLLSRNTSKEKAHYYYKLMNTNARQLLDLINQLLDFRKLQSKNLSMKYVTADIVDFVRNIASTFTLKAEEHHIHFMVQADINQINIDFDADKMRIILNNLLSNAFHFTPDYGEILVRILMNATHQNEVIIEIQDNGVGIPEEHHEKVFDVFYQVSEKQSKIQGSGLGLALTKELVLLHGGKINLISETGKGACFQIVIPSKQESVISEKQIVSEKEPINSFTEIKELNEQADIDSPLILLVDDNVDIRNYFTVNFSGKYRVITAMDGLDGFNKAIGTIPDLIVSDIMMPGIDGIELCKRLKTNEYTSHIPVILLTAKQSDESRIEGYETGADAYVIKPFNTTVLEARIANLLDQRTKLRQLFSNSSPTEFKKIAINVTDETFLNKVVSLINKNMEETDFDPDKLAECLNMSRSQLYRKIKALTNRSIHDFMTSIRMNKAKEYLLSGDYSISETAYKVGYTLPTNFTRTFTKQFGVTPSQYINEYKK
- a CDS encoding DUF5686 family protein, whose amino-acid sequence is MKEHHTLVDSILSKIMRYSSRYEKIIESYDAELYIKRSMQIKKKNLLLRFAPFTLRGDKKVKNSITESLNELHYSAPNVYNQKVKALNGNSLRLKGLDNIILPFFHVNIYSSSLLYDKIISPLSPNARRYYRYKIINSVFLPDGSVQYKILISPKNNSNQLVSGYMTVSDLAWKVSELSLQGRSEYMRYNVRIWMGESGNEEYLPARYATDIFINLLGNVIDINYTANLKYNNIRLADLDKPKNGKQKHDISESFSLSCEKDSCITDSASFSSLRPLPLTDTEKSLYRDYAILRDSFKMQLKPRNISIWGQMGDLLLNNYTVNLSSLGTVRCSPIINPFLMGYSPKNGLSYRQEFKYNRLFTDDRLLRVVPKIGYNFTRRELYWSINSDYDYWPAKRASTHLSFGNGNRIYSSRVVESIKNVPDSLFNFDDLHLDYFNDLFVDFNHSVEVTNGFFVRAGVTIHQRDAVKSSKIIILQPVSPSQRDDLLSGLKSRYISFAPRLQLEWTPGQFYYMKGRRKVNLYSCYPTFSLDYERGLKGVMNSSGQYERLEFDMQHRIRLGLLRDIYYRVGAGAFTNTRELYFVDYVNFSKNNLPVGWYDDIGGVFQLLDGRWYNSSNRYVRAHFTYQTPFLLLRHLKKYTRSVINERIYVSALSVPHLNPYLEFGYGIGTHVFDAGVFVSYAKTSFREVGFKFTFELFNR
- a CDS encoding Crp/Fnr family transcriptional regulator, whose protein sequence is MIKKKLSDIVISEHIADMWYPLNDEQREFLMSNFTIQSYKKNEVIYCEGETPTHLMCLLSGKVKIYKDGVGGRSQIIRMIKPVEYFGYRAYFAKEDYLTAAAAFETSTICLIPMETIMTLIGQNNELAMFFIRQLSIDLGIADERTVNLTQKHIRGRLAESLIFLKDSYGLEEDGSTLSIYLSREDLANLSNMTTSNAIRTLSNFSNERLITIDGRKIKIIDEEKLKKISKIG
- the kdsA gene encoding 3-deoxy-8-phosphooctulonate synthase gives rise to the protein MKDLKNTDSGNFFLLAGPCVIEGEEMALRIAERIVKMTDRLRIPYVFKGSYRKANRSRLDSFMGIGDEKALKILKKVSETFGVPTVTDIHSAEEAAMAAEYADVLQIPAFLCRQTDLLVAAAKTGKIVNIKKGQFLSPGAMQFAANKVVEAGNNNVMLTERGTTFGYQDLIVDYRGIPEMQKFGFPVILDVTHSLQQPNQTSGVTGGMPQLIETVAKAGVAVGVDGLFIETHENPAVAKSDGANMLQLDLLEGLLTKLVRISEAIR